One Sporomusaceae bacterium ACPt DNA window includes the following coding sequences:
- the ispG gene encoding 4-hydroxy-3-methylbut-2-en-1-yl diphosphate synthase (flavodoxin), translated as MQRKKTCPVRIGKIRIGGNAPVSVQSMTNTRTENIADTVAQIKRLRAAGCDIVRVAVPNMEAAQAIDKIKAAVDMPLVADIHFDYRLAIAAIERGVDGLRLNPGNIGDASHVAAVVREAKKRQIPIRIGVNAGSLSKEMLAKHGGRPTAEAMVESALSHISILENYDFYDIKISLKAHDVPLTMRAYQLMSETVDYPLHLGITEAGTVRSGVVKSAVGIGALLAQGIGDTVRVSLTGDPVEEVRVANEILKSLGLRQYGPTLVSCPTCGRCQIDLVAIAETVEGKLKNMDKPLTVAVMGCVVNGPGEAKEADVGIAGGKGEGLLFSKGEIIRKVPESELVSALFAEIDKLNKEANK; from the coding sequence ATGCAGCGAAAAAAGACATGTCCTGTTCGGATTGGTAAAATCCGTATAGGTGGAAATGCACCTGTATCGGTTCAATCAATGACCAATACCCGCACAGAAAATATTGCAGATACCGTAGCGCAAATTAAGCGTCTTAGAGCGGCAGGGTGCGATATAGTCCGCGTTGCCGTGCCCAATATGGAGGCAGCTCAGGCAATCGATAAGATAAAGGCAGCTGTCGATATGCCGCTTGTTGCTGATATCCATTTTGATTACCGTCTGGCCATTGCCGCTATAGAGCGCGGTGTTGACGGTCTCCGCTTAAATCCTGGCAATATTGGTGATGCCAGCCATGTAGCAGCAGTGGTCAGAGAAGCCAAAAAGCGGCAAATACCGATTCGCATTGGTGTAAATGCCGGATCGCTTAGTAAGGAGATGCTGGCGAAACATGGTGGCCGTCCTACCGCCGAGGCCATGGTAGAAAGTGCTTTGAGCCATATCAGTATTTTGGAAAACTATGATTTTTATGATATAAAAATATCGCTGAAAGCCCATGATGTACCACTTACTATGCGGGCTTATCAACTTATGTCAGAAACTGTTGATTATCCGTTGCACCTGGGGATAACTGAAGCGGGTACGGTGCGGTCAGGGGTAGTCAAGTCAGCAGTCGGGATTGGTGCGCTGTTAGCGCAAGGGATTGGGGATACTGTCAGGGTGTCACTGACTGGCGACCCGGTGGAAGAAGTCCGTGTTGCTAACGAAATTCTCAAATCATTAGGATTAAGACAATATGGTCCTACGCTTGTGTCCTGCCCGACCTGCGGGCGTTGCCAGATTGATTTGGTAGCCATTGCGGAAACAGTGGAAGGTAAGCTTAAGAACATGGATAAACCACTTACTGTAGCGGTGATGGGGTGTGTTGTAAATGGGCCGGGTGAAGCCAAAGAAGCTGATGTTGGTATTGCTGGCGGCAAGGGTGAAGGACTGTTGTTCAGCAAAGGCGAAATTATCCGGAAAGTGCCGGAAAGCGAGCTTGTAAGCGCACTATTTGCCGAAATTGACAAACTTAATAAGGAGGCTAATAAATAA
- the dxr gene encoding 1-deoxy-D-xylulose 5-phosphate reductoisomerase, protein MQHVAILGSTGSIGTQALDVIAANPDKYKITALAAYQNERLLAEQIEYFKPEIAVLIDKQAADRLIRAYNCQTQVLTGEDGLVEAATMSRTDTVLTSLVGFAGLNPTVAAIKAGKTIALANKETLVAAGELVMSLAKQYNVSIYPVDSEHSAVFQCLQGENRQQISRIILTASGGPFRGRTAGDLANVTVEDCLKHPNWSMGRKITIDSATLANKGLEVIEARWLFGVDYEQIDVCIHPQSVIHSMVEFIDGSIIAQLGMPDMRLPIQYALSYPARLSSNFPRVDFNTLSALTFAAPDTNTFPALKLAYAAGKTGGTMPCVYNAANEVAVYAFLNGEIGFLDIAQVIDYTMRNHAVLANPDLVQIYSTDSWARRYALQAIDDLKRKR, encoded by the coding sequence ATGCAACATGTTGCAATTTTAGGAAGTACCGGGTCAATTGGTACGCAAGCGTTAGATGTTATTGCCGCCAATCCTGACAAATATAAGATAACTGCTTTAGCTGCTTATCAAAATGAAAGATTGTTGGCTGAACAGATTGAGTATTTTAAGCCTGAAATTGCCGTTTTGATTGATAAACAGGCGGCTGACCGCTTAATTCGAGCTTATAATTGCCAAACGCAAGTCCTCACCGGTGAGGATGGACTGGTGGAAGCGGCTACAATGTCCCGCACTGATACTGTACTGACATCACTTGTTGGGTTTGCCGGACTGAATCCGACTGTTGCTGCAATTAAAGCCGGAAAAACAATCGCCTTGGCTAATAAGGAAACGTTAGTAGCCGCGGGCGAACTAGTCATGTCGCTAGCTAAACAATATAATGTTAGTATATATCCTGTTGATAGCGAGCACAGTGCTGTATTTCAATGCTTGCAAGGAGAAAACAGGCAGCAAATCAGTCGGATTATTTTGACAGCGTCCGGCGGTCCGTTTCGGGGACGAACGGCTGGTGATTTGGCAAATGTTACTGTGGAGGATTGTTTAAAGCATCCCAATTGGTCTATGGGGCGTAAAATTACTATTGATTCTGCTACGTTGGCCAATAAAGGCCTGGAAGTAATCGAGGCCAGATGGCTTTTTGGCGTAGACTACGAACAAATTGACGTTTGTATTCATCCTCAGAGTGTAATCCATTCAATGGTTGAATTTATTGACGGCAGCATTATAGCCCAACTCGGTATGCCGGATATGCGGTTACCTATTCAATATGCGTTGTCATACCCCGCCCGACTGTCTTCCAATTTTCCCCGTGTTGACTTTAATACTTTGTCAGCACTAACTTTTGCTGCGCCAGATACTAATACTTTTCCGGCATTAAAGCTGGCATATGCAGCTGGCAAAACTGGCGGCACTATGCCCTGTGTTTATAATGCGGCCAATGAAGTAGCCGTCTACGCTTTTTTAAATGGTGAAATTGGGTTTCTTGATATAGCGCAGGTAATAGATTACACTATGAGAAATCATGCAGTACTTGCCAATCCGGACTTAGTCCAGATATACTCAACAGATTCCTGGGCCCGCCGCTATGCCTTGCAGGCAATCGATGATTTGAAAAGAAAACGGTAA
- the sapB gene encoding Protein SapB, with protein MVPISEMDIILRLVISAILGGLIGLERESLERPAGLRTHILVCIGSSLMMIVSIYGFAGYESVSKDPGRIAAQVVSGIGFLGAGTILREGLTVKGLTTAASLWVVAGIGLAIGCGLFFAGIAVTALVFLTLVLFGQMERRHLSSKYYDRIKMVVRDQPGQLGAIGMLFGKHGISIKNITMHHIPEQKVINFEFVLKIPANADMMQIFAELTEFDGVLSIDKSC; from the coding sequence ATGGTCCCAATCAGCGAAATGGATATCATTCTCCGGCTGGTAATTTCTGCTATTCTTGGTGGGTTAATCGGTCTTGAACGCGAGAGCCTGGAACGTCCGGCCGGGTTGCGCACCCATATTTTAGTTTGTATCGGCTCAAGTTTGATGATGATAGTATCTATTTACGGATTTGCCGGTTATGAATCGGTAAGTAAAGATCCTGGCCGTATTGCCGCCCAAGTGGTCAGCGGCATTGGTTTTCTGGGGGCCGGCACTATCCTAAGGGAAGGGTTAACGGTCAAAGGTCTTACTACTGCGGCCAGTTTGTGGGTGGTAGCCGGCATTGGCTTGGCAATTGGGTGCGGTTTATTTTTTGCTGGCATCGCGGTAACTGCTCTGGTATTTTTAACATTAGTGCTGTTCGGTCAAATGGAACGCCGTCACTTGAGCAGTAAATATTATGACCGGATTAAGATGGTTGTGCGTGACCAGCCAGGCCAGCTTGGAGCGATTGGAATGCTTTTCGGCAAGCATGGTATAAGCATTAAAAATATAACTATGCATCATATCCCTGAACAAAAAGTAATAAACTTTGAGTTTGTTTTAAAAATCCCGGCAAATGCTGACATGATGCAGATATTCGCTGAACTGACCGAATTTGACGGGGTGCTTTCGATTGATAAATCATGTTAA
- a CDS encoding Ferredoxin → MAYKITDECVACGSCAATCPVGAIQEGEPTYSITDECVECGACAAVCPTGAIKAPE, encoded by the coding sequence ATGGCCTACAAAATTACAGACGAGTGTGTTGCTTGTGGTTCTTGTGCTGCCACTTGTCCAGTTGGCGCTATTCAAGAAGGTGAGCCTACCTACAGCATCACTGATGAATGTGTTGAGTGCGGCGCCTGCGCGGCGGTTTGCCCGACTGGTGCGATTAAAGCTCCAGAATAA
- the proS gene encoding Proline--tRNA ligase gives MRVSQLFAPTLRETPAEAEVISHQLMLRAGFIRKAAGGIYSYLPLAWRVLKKIETIVREEMDAKGGQELAMPVIQPAEMWQETGRWSVYGDEMFRLKDRHNRNFCLGPTHEEMITTLVRGDVRSYRQLPLMLYQIQNKYRDEIRPRFGLMRGREFIMKDLYSFDRDEAGLDESYNKMYDAYTKIFTRCGLTFRAVEADSGAIGGSGSHEFMVIAESGEAAIVYCGDCDYAANVEKAELHPITGQVEERLPLSETDTPGTKSIAALCQFLDICPEKTIKTLAYRTDTGAIVLALVRGDHEVNEIKLLNKVGCLRLDMANEEALAGIMGSCAGYIGPVGFDGRDDIIIVADATVMNMVNAVCGANKLDKHYINVNPGYDFTPDIIADIRLIQENDPCPRCGAPVKTARGIEVGQIFKLFTKYSTSLQATYIDDDGKEKPMVMGCYGVGVSRTMAAAIEQNYDQNGIIWPAPIAPYHAVIVPVSSKDEAQMALAEKVYGDLNANGVEAVLDDRNERPGVKFKDADLIGYPLRITIGPKAINDNLIEIKVRRTGETLYFSSADYLSKVKELLAKL, from the coding sequence ATGCGTGTTTCCCAGTTATTTGCACCTACATTAAGAGAGACTCCGGCCGAAGCCGAAGTAATAAGTCACCAGCTTATGCTAAGGGCTGGCTTTATCCGTAAAGCAGCAGGCGGTATATATTCTTATTTGCCGCTGGCTTGGCGAGTGCTAAAAAAAATTGAAACAATAGTACGTGAAGAAATGGATGCTAAAGGCGGCCAGGAACTGGCCATGCCGGTGATTCAGCCGGCAGAAATGTGGCAGGAAACGGGCCGCTGGAGTGTTTACGGCGATGAAATGTTCCGTTTAAAAGACCGTCATAACCGTAATTTCTGTTTAGGCCCAACCCATGAAGAAATGATTACGACGCTTGTTCGCGGCGATGTCCGTTCTTACCGGCAGTTACCGCTCATGTTGTATCAAATCCAAAACAAGTACCGGGATGAAATCAGGCCTAGATTTGGCCTGATGCGGGGCCGTGAATTCATAATGAAAGATCTGTACTCATTTGACCGGGATGAAGCCGGCCTTGACGAAAGTTACAATAAGATGTATGACGCTTATACAAAGATTTTTACCCGTTGCGGGCTAACATTCCGGGCAGTTGAGGCTGACTCCGGGGCCATTGGCGGCAGCGGTTCGCATGAGTTTATGGTTATTGCTGAGTCGGGGGAAGCGGCCATTGTTTATTGCGGCGACTGTGATTATGCCGCTAACGTTGAGAAAGCCGAACTCCATCCTATCACTGGTCAAGTTGAAGAACGCCTGCCGCTCTCGGAAACAGATACACCTGGCACTAAATCCATTGCTGCGCTTTGCCAGTTTCTGGATATTTGCCCGGAAAAAACCATTAAAACATTGGCCTATCGCACCGACACCGGCGCTATTGTGCTGGCGCTTGTTCGCGGTGACCATGAAGTAAATGAAATTAAGTTATTAAATAAGGTCGGATGCCTGCGACTTGATATGGCTAATGAAGAAGCGCTCGCCGGTATAATGGGCAGCTGCGCCGGATATATTGGTCCTGTTGGTTTTGACGGCCGGGATGATATAATTATCGTTGCCGATGCCACAGTTATGAATATGGTTAATGCTGTCTGCGGCGCTAATAAGTTGGACAAACACTATATAAATGTTAATCCTGGCTATGATTTTACACCGGATATTATCGCCGATATCCGCCTGATTCAGGAGAATGATCCTTGTCCGCGCTGTGGTGCGCCGGTTAAAACTGCCCGGGGGATTGAGGTTGGTCAGATATTCAAGTTATTTACTAAATACAGTACTTCGCTCCAGGCAACCTATATCGACGATGACGGCAAGGAAAAACCGATGGTTATGGGTTGTTACGGTGTTGGTGTCAGCCGTACTATGGCGGCTGCCATTGAGCAAAACTATGACCAAAACGGGATTATCTGGCCTGCGCCTATTGCTCCATATCATGCAGTAATCGTACCGGTCAGCAGCAAAGATGAAGCCCAAATGGCTTTAGCGGAAAAAGTATACGGTGATTTAAATGCTAACGGCGTGGAGGCTGTGCTTGATGACCGCAACGAGCGTCCTGGTGTTAAGTTTAAAGATGCTGACCTTATCGGCTATCCGCTTAGAATTACTATTGGACCCAAGGCAATTAATGATAATCTCATTGAAATAAAAGTGCGGCGAACAGGTGAAACATTGTATTTTAGCTCCGCCGATTACCTTAGCAAAGTTAAAGAACTGCTAGCCAAGCTGTAA
- the polC gene encoding DNA polymerase III PolC-type has translation MPSYCIIPENCQSFFRFIDQLPIDTAHRDLFKTAQVNKVEVDVCAGAWIIHMAVAKPIPEPVLNTAARHLCQQCGLSTVIFNQQVENLKEYLTDNWPYFVGQVAQGHYATKHLLLNASWSYDEETLTIETVGGLSTAILTERGIEREIKSFIIQKFGRICEVKFVSSVPEEPVDCDDALLTPEYKEALTEAVSPAKPKVNDSPVIFGRNIRGATDTVQPISAIQDEARNVILTGQITNYELRELKSGRFLLTFDLVDHTDGISGKVFFDNQEQFNKTAGQLKNGMQVTVKGTVQYDKFANELVLFADSMCRAERNERQDNAPVRRVELHAHTRMSMLDAVVSAKNLIKTAAKWGHPAVAITDHGVVQAFPEAYEEAAGAGIKVIYGMEGYLFDDDINQARHIIILARNNIGLRNLYRLVSISHLRYLHRTPRIPRKILDEHREGLILGSACEAGELIHAMINGATDAELLKIAAYYDYLEIQPTGNNEFLLRKGKVTDEQGLRDINIKVCELGVKLDKPVVATCDVHFLNPEDEIYRRILMAGQGYDDADYQPPLFFRTTDEMLAEFSYLGPDKAYEVVVENPRRINDLIEIIKPIPEELYSPQIPGAEEEIKFMSYQKAESLYGTPLPEIVTERLNYELNSIINNGFAVLYLIAHKLVKKSMDDGYLVGSRGSVGSSFVATMTGITEVNPLPPHWRCPNCKYSEFITDGSYGGGFDLPDKQCPHCQTAMEKNGHDIPFAVFMGFHGDKVPDIDLNFSGDYQPVAHKYTEELFGRDNVFRAGTIATIAEKTAYGFVKNYLNEKGCAARNAHINRLVSGCTGVKRTTGQHPGGIMVVPRDMDVHHFTPIQYPADDKNSSTITTHFDYHSISSRLVKLDILGHDDPTVIKMLEDLTGIDAKTIPFDDKKTMSLFSSTDALGLTPEELNSTVGTFGIPEFGTKFVRQMLEDTKPKTFSELVRISGFSHGTDVWLNNAQDLIRNGTAKLSEAISARDDIMVYLIHKGVDPQAAFKIMEGVRKGKGVKPDDVEKMRAKNVPDWYIESCQKIKYMFPKAHAVAYVMMAFRIAYCKVHYPLAFYASYFTVRADDFDADLIVKGEKTLKTELATLEQKGNTLSAKEKSIQTILEMALEMYLRGFVFHRVDLYKSDATKFQIVDNGLLPPLAALQGLGASAAQSIVAVRQDKPFSSIEDLRSRSRVSKTVIDILKNHGCLEGLDDTDQIMLFA, from the coding sequence ATGCCTAGTTATTGTATTATACCAGAAAATTGCCAAAGCTTTTTTCGGTTTATTGACCAGCTGCCGATTGATACGGCGCACCGGGATTTATTTAAAACAGCTCAAGTAAATAAAGTTGAGGTTGATGTTTGTGCCGGGGCGTGGATAATACATATGGCGGTTGCTAAGCCTATTCCGGAGCCTGTGCTTAACACCGCAGCCCGGCACCTGTGCCAGCAATGCGGACTAAGTACAGTCATTTTTAACCAGCAGGTTGAAAATTTGAAGGAGTATCTGACAGATAACTGGCCGTATTTTGTTGGACAAGTTGCTCAAGGCCATTATGCCACCAAACACTTACTGCTTAATGCTTCCTGGTCGTATGACGAGGAAACGCTGACAATTGAGACGGTTGGCGGCCTGTCAACAGCTATCTTGACAGAACGGGGTATTGAACGTGAGATAAAGTCATTCATTATTCAGAAATTTGGCAGAATCTGTGAAGTTAAGTTTGTTAGTTCGGTTCCTGAAGAGCCAGTTGATTGTGATGATGCACTATTAACCCCTGAATATAAAGAAGCCCTTACTGAAGCAGTTTCGCCTGCTAAACCCAAAGTCAATGACAGCCCGGTGATATTTGGCCGTAATATCCGGGGGGCAACTGATACTGTGCAACCAATAAGCGCTATCCAGGATGAAGCCCGGAATGTTATCCTTACCGGGCAGATCACTAATTATGAACTACGGGAATTGAAATCAGGCCGATTCTTGTTAACCTTTGATCTGGTTGATCATACCGATGGGATTAGCGGCAAAGTATTCTTCGATAATCAGGAACAGTTTAACAAAACTGCCGGGCAACTTAAAAACGGCATGCAGGTTACTGTTAAGGGTACTGTACAATATGACAAATTTGCAAACGAACTGGTTTTGTTTGCTGACAGCATGTGCCGTGCGGAAAGAAATGAGCGCCAAGATAATGCTCCTGTACGGCGGGTAGAGCTTCATGCGCATACCCGTATGAGTATGTTGGACGCCGTTGTTTCTGCTAAAAACTTAATTAAAACTGCTGCCAAATGGGGCCATCCGGCTGTTGCTATTACTGACCATGGTGTAGTACAAGCCTTTCCGGAAGCATATGAAGAAGCAGCCGGCGCCGGGATTAAGGTTATTTATGGTATGGAAGGCTACTTATTTGATGATGACATTAACCAAGCCCGTCATATTATTATCTTGGCGAGAAATAATATTGGCCTGCGTAACTTGTACAGGCTGGTATCAATATCTCACCTTAGGTATTTGCACCGTACGCCGCGCATACCCCGGAAAATCTTGGACGAACACCGGGAAGGACTGATATTAGGTTCGGCTTGTGAAGCCGGTGAATTAATTCATGCTATGATTAATGGCGCTACAGATGCAGAACTGTTAAAAATTGCCGCTTACTATGATTACCTTGAAATTCAGCCAACCGGCAATAACGAATTTTTACTGCGAAAGGGTAAAGTTACTGATGAACAGGGTTTGCGTGACATAAATATAAAAGTATGTGAGCTTGGCGTAAAACTGGATAAACCGGTGGTTGCCACTTGTGACGTACACTTCTTAAATCCAGAAGACGAAATATATCGCAGAATTCTCATGGCCGGCCAGGGGTATGATGATGCTGACTATCAGCCGCCCCTCTTTTTCCGTACAACCGATGAGATGCTGGCTGAGTTTAGTTACCTCGGGCCTGATAAGGCCTATGAAGTGGTGGTAGAAAATCCCCGGCGCATAAACGACCTTATCGAGATAATCAAACCTATTCCTGAAGAACTATATTCACCCCAAATTCCGGGGGCGGAAGAAGAAATTAAATTCATGTCTTACCAAAAGGCCGAATCCTTATATGGAACACCTCTGCCCGAGATAGTGACCGAACGCCTTAACTATGAGCTTAACTCTATCATTAACAATGGTTTTGCTGTATTGTATCTTATTGCTCACAAGCTGGTTAAAAAATCAATGGATGATGGCTACCTGGTAGGGTCCCGGGGGTCAGTAGGTTCATCATTTGTTGCCACTATGACCGGCATAACTGAGGTTAACCCGTTACCGCCGCATTGGCGCTGTCCTAACTGCAAATACAGTGAATTTATAACTGACGGCAGCTACGGAGGCGGTTTTGACCTGCCTGACAAACAATGCCCGCATTGTCAGACTGCGATGGAAAAGAACGGGCACGACATTCCGTTTGCCGTATTTATGGGTTTTCATGGAGACAAAGTTCCTGATATTGACCTTAACTTTTCCGGTGATTATCAGCCGGTAGCTCATAAATACACTGAAGAGCTGTTTGGCCGCGACAACGTGTTCAGAGCGGGTACAATTGCCACTATTGCCGAAAAGACAGCCTATGGATTTGTCAAAAACTATTTAAATGAAAAGGGTTGTGCCGCCCGTAATGCCCATATCAATCGCTTGGTTAGCGGTTGTACCGGAGTAAAACGCACTACCGGACAGCACCCTGGCGGTATTATGGTTGTGCCGCGGGATATGGATGTGCACCATTTTACGCCGATTCAATATCCGGCTGATGATAAAAATTCCTCGACGATAACTACCCATTTTGACTACCACTCGATTAGTAGCCGGTTAGTTAAGCTTGATATTCTGGGTCATGACGACCCGACAGTAATAAAAATGCTTGAAGATTTGACCGGGATTGATGCAAAAACCATTCCTTTTGACGATAAAAAGACCATGAGTTTGTTTTCGTCAACTGATGCCTTGGGGCTTACACCTGAAGAATTGAACAGCACTGTCGGGACATTTGGTATTCCTGAATTTGGCACTAAGTTTGTACGACAAATGCTTGAGGATACTAAACCCAAAACCTTTAGTGAGTTAGTACGGATAAGCGGTTTTTCGCATGGCACCGACGTATGGCTCAACAACGCCCAAGATCTTATCAGGAACGGCACTGCCAAGTTGTCTGAGGCTATTTCGGCACGTGACGACATCATGGTGTACCTTATTCATAAAGGCGTTGATCCGCAGGCGGCGTTTAAAATTATGGAGGGTGTTCGTAAGGGGAAAGGCGTCAAACCGGACGATGTCGAGAAGATGCGGGCAAAAAACGTGCCTGACTGGTATATTGAATCCTGCCAAAAAATTAAATATATGTTTCCTAAAGCCCATGCTGTGGCCTATGTCATGATGGCTTTCCGTATAGCATACTGTAAGGTACATTATCCTTTGGCTTTTTATGCTTCATACTTCACCGTCAGAGCCGACGACTTTGATGCCGATCTGATTGTCAAAGGCGAAAAAACGCTCAAAACAGAGCTTGCTACT
- the uppS gene encoding Isoprenyl transferase yields the protein MWKKWFGKNSTTQQNIYCNIDFTRLPRHVAIIMDGNGRWAQKRGLPRTFGHRAGAETLRDIVKAASEIGIKVLTAYAFSTENWRRPADEVDLLMRLLSDYLDNEIDELDQNNVQVKFIGKIDELAKTLQNKIEKAQAQTAQNTGLILNLAVNYGGRAELTRAVKIISEKVLNKELTLEDITEEMIERSLYTADLPAPDLLIRPSGDFRISNFLLWQLAYTEFWFTDINWPDFKPEHLVQAILDFQQRERRFGGIKNTKKR from the coding sequence GTGTGGAAGAAATGGTTCGGAAAAAATAGCACTACACAACAAAACATTTATTGTAATATTGATTTTACAAGGCTACCCCGGCACGTAGCGATAATAATGGATGGGAATGGACGCTGGGCGCAAAAAAGAGGATTGCCTCGTACTTTTGGCCACCGTGCTGGTGCTGAAACTTTGCGGGATATTGTGAAAGCCGCATCAGAAATCGGTATAAAAGTGCTTACCGCTTATGCATTTTCCACTGAGAATTGGCGGCGGCCGGCTGATGAGGTAGACTTACTCATGCGCTTGTTGTCTGATTATCTTGATAACGAGATCGATGAACTTGACCAAAACAATGTCCAGGTAAAGTTTATCGGCAAGATCGACGAGCTAGCTAAAACATTACAGAATAAGATTGAAAAAGCTCAGGCGCAAACTGCTCAAAATACCGGTTTAATTTTGAATCTTGCCGTCAACTACGGCGGACGGGCTGAGCTGACGCGCGCTGTTAAAATAATTAGCGAAAAAGTACTAAATAAGGAACTGACTTTAGAAGATATCACTGAAGAAATGATTGAGAGAAGTTTGTATACCGCAGATTTGCCAGCTCCAGATTTATTGATCAGGCCGAGCGGCGATTTTAGAATCAGTAATTTTTTACTGTGGCAATTGGCATATACGGAATTTTGGTTTACTGATATTAATTGGCCGGATTTTAAACCAGAGCACTTAGTCCAGGCTATCTTAGATTTTCAGCAGCGAGAACGAAGGTTTGGCGGTATTAAAAATACAAAAAAACGGTAG